From Bradyrhizobium symbiodeficiens, the proteins below share one genomic window:
- a CDS encoding sensor domain-containing diguanylate cyclase: protein MSATAQRAGWSRLPLRAAAFVVLTCATILGVSGWREWAARDAVLRGAETEMANVARSLTQHAEDSFDLLDSGVVGVVSRLEMDGTGPATITKLGNVLEVRRKAVPRIHGIAVIDDQGNWLTSPGTVGSTLSDDAFFRYHQLSSKREPYVGHPVKSLLEGEWVVTLSRRFNKPDGSFGGVVLATISSNYLAHFYEQFEIGRNSSAALMHGDGLIIARNPSNDKFVDRSVADTALFRDASLQRPSGVYHFKSPLDGSERLSFFKRSSRYPLVLLATLDKEELLAPWRAAAISRMLYVIALVMLIAVIGAVLVRQMQRGQRMAAALVEKEAHFRLLAEGSSDMVTSIGLDERLRYVSPSSVRVVGWRANQLIGTLALAGINPEDLPEVQATIDAMKRGDREEARFTYRHSHRQNSEVWLESTMRVTRKDDGRVDGVVAITRDITEQKKLETRLETLAIEDSLTGLANRRRFDERLKEEWARAYRDRSSLALLMIDVDHFKAYNDEYGHPAGDACLRLVAKIIAAETQRTGDLAARYGGEEFAMLLPNTDPAGCAQVGERIRSAIHQAGLVHAANPESGCVTASVGGATCRPALERTAGVSSLVEAADRALYAAKDAGRDRLMMSGELMNLLPKASGQ from the coding sequence ATGAGCGCTACTGCCCAACGAGCTGGATGGAGCCGTCTGCCGTTGCGCGCGGCGGCATTCGTCGTGCTGACCTGCGCGACCATCCTCGGTGTCAGCGGCTGGCGCGAATGGGCCGCGCGCGACGCGGTGCTCAGGGGTGCCGAGACCGAGATGGCGAACGTGGCCCGTTCGCTGACCCAGCACGCCGAGGACAGCTTCGATCTCTTGGATTCCGGCGTCGTCGGCGTCGTGAGCCGGCTGGAGATGGACGGCACCGGCCCTGCGACCATTACAAAGCTCGGCAACGTCCTGGAGGTGCGTAGGAAAGCCGTCCCGCGCATTCATGGCATCGCCGTCATCGACGACCAGGGCAATTGGCTGACCTCGCCCGGCACGGTCGGCTCGACGCTCAGCGACGACGCGTTCTTCCGGTATCATCAGCTGTCCTCGAAACGCGAGCCCTATGTCGGTCATCCCGTGAAGAGCCTGCTCGAAGGCGAATGGGTGGTCACCCTGTCGCGCCGCTTCAACAAGCCGGACGGCAGCTTCGGCGGCGTGGTGCTCGCGACCATCAGTTCCAATTATCTCGCGCACTTTTACGAGCAATTCGAGATCGGCCGCAACAGCTCCGCGGCGCTGATGCACGGCGACGGATTGATCATCGCGCGCAATCCCAGCAACGACAAGTTCGTCGACCGCAGCGTGGCCGACACCGCGCTGTTCCGCGATGCCAGCCTGCAACGGCCGAGCGGCGTCTACCATTTCAAGTCGCCTCTCGACGGTTCCGAACGTCTCAGCTTCTTCAAGCGCAGCAGCCGCTATCCGCTGGTCCTGTTGGCCACGTTGGACAAGGAGGAATTGCTCGCGCCCTGGCGAGCCGCGGCAATCTCCCGCATGCTCTACGTCATCGCGTTGGTGATGCTGATTGCGGTCATCGGCGCTGTGCTGGTGCGGCAGATGCAGCGCGGCCAGCGCATGGCCGCGGCCCTGGTCGAGAAGGAGGCGCATTTCCGCCTGCTCGCGGAAGGCTCCAGCGACATGGTGACCAGCATCGGGCTCGACGAGCGGTTGCGCTATGTCTCGCCCTCGTCCGTGCGGGTCGTCGGCTGGCGCGCAAACCAACTGATCGGCACACTTGCGCTTGCGGGCATCAATCCGGAGGATCTGCCGGAGGTCCAGGCGACCATCGATGCCATGAAGCGTGGCGACCGGGAGGAGGCTCGGTTCACCTATCGCCACTCGCACCGGCAGAACAGCGAGGTCTGGCTTGAATCGACCATGCGGGTGACACGCAAGGACGACGGCCGCGTCGACGGCGTGGTCGCGATCACCCGCGACATCACCGAGCAAAAGAAGCTGGAAACCAGGCTCGAGACGCTTGCCATCGAGGACAGCCTCACCGGCCTTGCCAATCGCCGCCGCTTCGACGAGCGGCTGAAAGAGGAATGGGCGCGCGCCTATCGCGACCGCTCCAGCCTTGCTCTGCTGATGATCGATGTGGATCACTTCAAGGCCTATAACGACGAATACGGCCATCCCGCGGGCGATGCCTGCCTGCGTCTGGTCGCGAAGATCATCGCGGCCGAGACGCAGCGCACCGGCGATCTGGCGGCGCGCTATGGCGGCGAGGAATTCGCCATGCTGCTGCCGAACACCGATCCCGCAGGCTGCGCCCAGGTCGGCGAACGGATCCGCAGTGCCATCCACCAAGCCGGCCTCGTTCATGCCGCCAACCCGGAGTCCGGGTGCGTCACCGCCTCGGTCGGCGGCGCGACCTGCCGGCCGGCGCTGGAGCGTACGGCGGGCGTGTCCTCGCTCGTCGAAGCTGCCGACCGGGCACTCTATGCCGCCAAGGACGCAGGCCGCGACCGGCTGATGATGTCCGGCGAACTCATGAACCTGCTGCCGAAGGCATCCGGCCAGTAG
- a CDS encoding SlyX family protein: MTNEIRTLAERIDTLETRLAYQDDAIETLNQTITAQWKQIDLLTRKITELGERLQEAEANAPGPANEPPPHY; encoded by the coding sequence GTGACGAATGAGATCAGGACGCTCGCCGAGCGCATCGACACGCTGGAAACACGCCTCGCCTATCAGGACGACGCGATCGAGACGTTGAACCAGACCATCACCGCACAGTGGAAGCAGATCGACCTGCTGACGCGGAAGATCACAGAGCTCGGCGAGCGGCTGCAGGAGGCCGAGGCCAATGCGCCCGGGCCAGCCAACGAACCTCCGCCGCATTATTGA
- a CDS encoding rhodanese-related sulfurtransferase: MSDPDSIIKVAAFYQFAALPDYRELREPLRAFCAGLQLKGSVLLAQEGINGTLAGAAEAIDALAHELAHGDMFGGRLNNLELKFSAAEAMPFGRLKVRLKKEIVTLGDTATDPTRQVGTYVDAREWNALISAPDILLLDTRNAFEVAMGTFEGAVDPGIRSFGQFKDFAAVGLDPAKHRRIAMFCTGGIRCEKASSHLLARGFAEVYHLKGGILKYLEEVPEAQSRWRGECFVFDERVALSHGLRERSLLEQDMGHGRDE; encoded by the coding sequence ATGTCTGATCCGGATTCGATCATCAAGGTCGCCGCCTTCTACCAATTCGCCGCCCTCCCGGATTACCGCGAGCTGCGCGAGCCGCTGCGTGCGTTCTGCGCCGGCCTCCAGCTGAAGGGCAGCGTGCTGCTGGCGCAGGAGGGCATCAACGGCACGCTCGCCGGGGCGGCGGAGGCGATCGACGCCCTCGCCCATGAGCTGGCGCACGGCGACATGTTCGGTGGCAGGCTGAACAATCTCGAATTGAAGTTCTCGGCCGCCGAAGCCATGCCGTTCGGGCGGCTGAAGGTGCGGCTGAAGAAGGAGATCGTCACGCTCGGCGATACCGCCACCGATCCGACCCGCCAGGTCGGCACCTATGTCGATGCGCGCGAATGGAACGCGCTGATCTCGGCGCCCGACATACTGCTACTCGACACCCGCAACGCCTTCGAGGTGGCGATGGGAACGTTCGAAGGCGCCGTTGATCCCGGCATCAGGAGCTTTGGCCAGTTCAAGGATTTTGCCGCAGTCGGGCTCGATCCCGCAAAGCACCGCAGGATCGCGATGTTTTGCACCGGCGGCATCCGCTGCGAGAAGGCGAGCTCCCATCTGCTCGCGCGCGGCTTTGCCGAAGTCTATCACCTCAAGGGCGGCATTCTCAAATATCTGGAAGAGGTGCCGGAGGCGCAAAGCCGCTGGCGCGGCGAATGCTTCGTGTTCGACGAGCGCGTCGCGCTCAGCCACGGCTTGCGCGAACGGAGCTTGCTCGAACAGGATATGGGACACGGCCGTGACGAATGA
- the ggt gene encoding gamma-glutamyltransferase — protein MRNFHFPGRSTVHATNAMVATSHPQASLAAIEVLREGGTAVDAAVAGSALLGVIEPQSTGIGGDCFALVQPRGEGKIVAYNGSGRAPKAANADWYIERKINSVPLTSAHAVSIPGVIDAFATVLRDHGKFGFDRLLQPAIKAAEEGYVVAPRIAFDWKNQFEKLKGGTNTVRYLLPGGKPPVAGDVIRQAELGKTLRAIAKDGRDAFYKGAIAEDMVETLRGIGGLHTLDDFAAHTTETTTPIGTMYKGYDVWQCPPNGPGLTMLLMLNILSRFDLTKYAPLSVERFHLEAEAARIAYMHRELHVADPDHMQVEVAKILAKEFCDEHIAKIRMDGMLDLPNVAPPMNPSTIYITVVDKDRNVCSFINSIAHSFGSAIVSNKTGVLFQNRAGGFRIQPGHPNCIAGGKRPLHTIMPSLLTKGGRSVMPFAVMGGQYQPVGQTRVVTNILDYGCDVQEAIDMPRGLHYEGQYQLEDSVPAAIVDGLKKLGHKTTSVVGPLGGAQAIWIDWDKGTLTGGSDPRKDGCALGY, from the coding sequence ATGAGAAACTTTCATTTCCCAGGCAGGTCCACGGTCCACGCCACCAACGCAATGGTCGCGACCTCGCATCCGCAGGCCTCGCTCGCCGCGATCGAGGTGCTGCGCGAAGGGGGCACCGCGGTGGATGCGGCGGTCGCGGGCTCGGCCCTGCTCGGCGTGATCGAGCCGCAATCGACCGGCATCGGCGGCGACTGTTTCGCGTTGGTCCAGCCGCGCGGCGAGGGCAAGATCGTCGCCTACAACGGCTCGGGTCGGGCGCCGAAGGCGGCGAATGCCGACTGGTATATCGAGCGCAAGATCAACTCGGTGCCGCTGACCTCGGCGCATGCGGTCTCGATCCCCGGCGTGATCGACGCCTTCGCGACCGTCTTGCGCGATCACGGCAAGTTCGGCTTCGACCGGCTGCTCCAGCCCGCGATCAAGGCGGCCGAGGAAGGCTACGTCGTCGCCCCCCGCATCGCCTTCGACTGGAAGAACCAGTTCGAGAAGCTGAAGGGCGGCACCAACACCGTGCGTTACCTGCTGCCGGGCGGCAAGCCGCCGGTGGCCGGCGACGTCATCCGCCAGGCCGAGCTCGGCAAGACGCTGCGTGCAATCGCCAAGGACGGCCGCGACGCCTTCTACAAGGGTGCGATCGCGGAAGACATGGTCGAGACCCTCAGGGGCATCGGCGGCCTGCACACGCTCGACGATTTCGCCGCGCACACCACCGAGACGACGACGCCGATCGGCACCATGTACAAGGGTTACGACGTCTGGCAGTGCCCGCCGAACGGACCCGGCCTCACCATGTTGCTGATGCTGAACATCCTGTCGCGGTTCGACCTGACGAAATACGCCCCTCTCAGCGTCGAGCGTTTCCATCTCGAAGCCGAGGCCGCGCGCATCGCCTACATGCACCGCGAGCTGCACGTTGCCGATCCCGACCACATGCAGGTTGAGGTCGCCAAGATCCTCGCCAAGGAATTCTGCGACGAGCACATCGCCAAGATCCGCATGGACGGCATGCTCGACCTGCCGAACGTCGCACCGCCGATGAATCCGTCGACGATCTACATCACTGTCGTGGACAAGGACCGCAACGTCTGCTCGTTCATCAACTCGATCGCGCATTCCTTCGGCTCGGCGATCGTCTCGAACAAGACCGGCGTCCTGTTCCAGAACCGGGCCGGTGGCTTCCGGATCCAGCCGGGCCACCCCAACTGCATCGCCGGCGGCAAGCGGCCGCTGCACACGATCATGCCGAGCCTGCTCACCAAGGGTGGCCGCTCGGTGATGCCGTTCGCGGTGATGGGCGGACAGTACCAGCCGGTCGGCCAGACCCGCGTCGTGACCAACATCCTCGACTATGGCTGCGACGTGCAGGAGGCGATCGACATGCCGCGCGGCCTGCACTACGAGGGTCAGTATCAGCTCGAGGACAGCGTGCCGGCTGCGATCGTCGATGGCTTGAAGAAGCTCGGCCACAAGACCACCAGCGTGGTCGGCCCGCTCGGCGGCGCGCAGGCGATCTGGATCGACTGGGACAAGGGCACGCTCACCGGCGGCTCCGATCCGCGCAAGGACGGCTGCGCGCTCGGCTATTGA
- a CDS encoding FKBP-type peptidyl-prolyl cis-trans isomerase — MQRFQRALLTLMSALAITVIAGVSHFVSTTASAQTAGKTMTTASGLQIIDSTVGTGASPQPGQICVMHYTGWLYENGQKGKKFDSSVDRKEPFEFPIGKGRVIAGWDEGVASMKVGGKRTLIIPPQLGYGARGAGGVIPPNATLMFDVELLGVK; from the coding sequence ATGCAGCGTTTCCAGCGCGCACTCCTCACCCTGATGTCGGCACTCGCGATCACGGTGATCGCAGGCGTGTCGCATTTCGTTTCCACCACGGCCTCGGCCCAGACCGCAGGAAAGACCATGACCACAGCTTCAGGCTTGCAGATCATCGATTCCACCGTCGGCACCGGCGCCTCGCCGCAGCCCGGCCAGATCTGCGTGATGCACTATACCGGCTGGCTCTATGAGAACGGCCAGAAGGGCAAGAAATTCGATAGCTCCGTCGATCGCAAGGAACCGTTCGAATTCCCGATCGGCAAGGGCCGTGTCATCGCCGGCTGGGACGAGGGCGTCGCCTCGATGAAAGTCGGCGGCAAGCGCACGCTCATCATCCCGCCGCAGCTCGGTTATGGTGCCCGCGGCGCCGGCGGCGTGATCCCGCCAAACGCGACGCTGATGTTCGACGTGGAATTGCTTGGGGTGAAGTGA
- a CDS encoding CsbD family protein translates to MGSTTDKIKGNANEAIGKAKQGIGEATGSDRLKGEGVIQEVKGKGQQAMGDAKDAAKDAIDRAAAGAKRATE, encoded by the coding sequence ATGGGTAGCACGACCGACAAGATCAAGGGTAACGCCAACGAGGCGATCGGCAAGGCCAAGCAGGGCATCGGTGAAGCCACCGGTTCCGACCGCCTGAAGGGCGAAGGCGTGATTCAGGAAGTGAAGGGCAAGGGCCAGCAGGCCATGGGCGATGCCAAGGACGCCGCAAAGGACGCGATTGATCGCGCAGCGGCGGGGGCCAAGCGCGCGACGGAATGA
- a CDS encoding cupin domain-containing protein: MTGHDHSHSHHDHDHDDRWKHDGVRVIPGNQLDTNVPSTAGMDRAAAINFARVGAQKLWAGTVSIKPDAKTGAHHHGHLESVIYVVKGKARMRWGESLQFTAEAGPGDFIFVPPYVPHQEINASPDEVLECVLVRSDGEAVAINLDIEPVEKPETVLWIDPVHRDPNEKK, encoded by the coding sequence ATGACCGGCCATGACCATTCGCATTCCCACCATGACCACGATCACGACGATCGCTGGAAACATGACGGCGTGCGCGTCATTCCCGGCAACCAGCTCGATACCAACGTGCCGTCGACGGCAGGCATGGACCGCGCGGCCGCGATCAATTTTGCGCGCGTCGGCGCCCAGAAATTGTGGGCCGGCACCGTCAGCATCAAGCCGGACGCCAAGACCGGCGCGCATCACCACGGCCATCTCGAAAGCGTCATCTATGTCGTGAAGGGCAAGGCGCGGATGCGCTGGGGCGAGAGCCTGCAATTCACCGCGGAAGCCGGCCCCGGCGATTTCATCTTCGTCCCGCCTTACGTGCCGCATCAGGAGATCAACGCCAGTCCAGACGAGGTGCTGGAATGCGTGCTGGTGCGCAGCGACGGCGAGGCGGTGGCGATCAACCTCGACATCGAGCCGGTCGAGAAGCCCGAGACCGTGCTGTGGATCGATCCCGTCCACCGGGATCCGAACGAGAAGAAGTAA
- a CDS encoding VOC family protein: MPRMIFLNLPVTDLKRATAFYEAVGATRNPQFSDDTACCMVFSEAIYVMLTTHDKFRQFTPKPISDAKTSNQALFCLSADTRNEVDAIVGKAEAAGGMADPSPKDEYSFMYGRSFEDPDGHMWGVNWMDMAAVPPQPATANA, encoded by the coding sequence ATGCCCAGGATGATTTTTCTCAATCTGCCGGTGACCGATCTCAAGCGTGCGACCGCCTTTTATGAAGCGGTCGGCGCGACCCGGAACCCGCAATTCAGCGACGACACGGCGTGCTGCATGGTCTTTTCCGAGGCCATCTACGTGATGCTGACGACCCACGACAAATTCCGTCAGTTCACGCCGAAGCCCATCTCCGATGCAAAGACCTCGAACCAGGCGCTGTTCTGCCTGTCCGCCGACACCCGCAACGAGGTCGACGCGATCGTCGGCAAGGCCGAGGCGGCGGGCGGGATGGCCGATCCCAGTCCGAAGGACGAATACAGCTTCATGTACGGCCGCAGCTTCGAAGATCCGGACGGCCATATGTGGGGTGTGAACTGGATGGACATGGCGGCTGTCCCTCCGCAGCCCGCCACGGCAAATGCCTGA
- a CDS encoding VOC family protein has product MSKVVPCMWFNGDAEEAAKFYVSLVPNSAITHVQRNVSDGPSGKEGSVLVVEFTVAGQPLVALNGGMKMEYTHAISLMIHCDDQAQVDSVWNAFLADGGKEEQCGWLRDRWGVAWQVVPKVMFEFLSSPDKAAAARAVQAMMKMVKLDVDVLRRAFEGKSAA; this is encoded by the coding sequence ATGTCCAAGGTCGTACCCTGCATGTGGTTCAACGGCGATGCCGAGGAAGCCGCGAAGTTCTATGTCTCGCTGGTGCCGAATTCGGCGATCACGCACGTTCAGCGCAACGTATCGGATGGCCCCTCCGGCAAGGAGGGCTCCGTGCTCGTGGTCGAGTTCACGGTCGCCGGTCAGCCGCTGGTCGCGCTCAACGGCGGCATGAAGATGGAGTACACCCACGCCATCTCGTTGATGATCCATTGCGATGACCAGGCCCAGGTCGATAGCGTCTGGAATGCCTTCCTGGCCGATGGCGGCAAGGAGGAACAGTGCGGCTGGCTCAGGGATCGCTGGGGCGTGGCCTGGCAGGTGGTGCCGAAAGTGATGTTCGAGTTCCTGTCGAGCCCGGACAAGGCAGCGGCGGCGCGCGCGGTGCAGGCCATGATGAAGATGGTGAAGCTGGATGTCGACGTGCTACGCCGCGCGTTCGAGGGCAAGTCGGCAGCGTGA
- a CDS encoding FecR family protein has product MNLRFWLFPTLLSAALCAAPAASAQTRVGEAVVIQNEVVRVAATATPISVGDSMLRDETVRTGADSAARFVMADSTNLSLGPSATLKLDRTVFNDEHSYRDVAIRMTTGAFRFVTGHSEKTAYKITTPLATIGVRGTTLDILSQRGRSVVVLQDGAASVCTTGSQCVQLTQPGDTAIITSTGGKVSITKTNTPPWTFAANCAASAGLCAVNQYADASPTITPAVQDDGMLCGR; this is encoded by the coding sequence ATGAATTTGCGTTTCTGGCTTTTCCCCACCTTGTTGTCGGCCGCATTGTGCGCGGCGCCTGCCGCGTCGGCGCAGACGCGCGTCGGCGAAGCCGTCGTGATCCAGAACGAAGTCGTGCGCGTGGCCGCGACGGCCACACCGATCAGTGTCGGCGACAGCATGCTGCGCGACGAGACCGTGCGCACCGGCGCCGACAGCGCCGCGCGCTTCGTGATGGCCGACAGCACCAATCTGTCGCTCGGTCCGAGCGCCACGCTCAAGCTCGACCGCACCGTCTTCAACGACGAGCACAGCTATCGCGACGTCGCGATCCGCATGACCACCGGCGCGTTCCGCTTCGTCACCGGACATTCCGAGAAGACCGCCTACAAGATCACGACGCCCCTTGCCACCATCGGCGTACGCGGCACCACGCTCGACATCCTCTCGCAGCGCGGACGCTCCGTCGTCGTGCTTCAGGACGGTGCGGCCAGCGTCTGCACGACGGGTTCACAATGCGTGCAGCTAACCCAGCCGGGCGACACCGCAATCATCACATCGACCGGCGGCAAGGTCTCGATCACCAAGACCAACACGCCGCCCTGGACCTTCGCCGCCAATTGCGCCGCGAGTGCCGGGCTGTGCGCGGTGAACCAGTACGCCGACGCCTCGCCGACCATCACGCCCGCCGTCCAGGACGACGGCATGCTGTGCGGTCGCTGA
- a CDS encoding phospholipid carrier-dependent glycosyltransferase, which yields MKTTISFFVRGDANLPRKISPQQPLERSAVPRVSRSAVVAVAIFLAVHLALLIGLTMPEKFVFDEVHYVPAARQMLAPAMSQPMLNPMHPPLAKELIAASIAAFGDNALGWRYPATLFGALAIVAIYLAGLALFSAQGPAIAAALIAALNQMLYVQARIAMLDIFALGFGLLATAAFMHGFRRERPQALFALAGSLFGLAAACKWSGLFPLGVCIVIVAVIRLMQGWRTLFADAKPDDWYRPDLWPGLRLHHVALCFAVLPAMTYLATFVPLYGVSLPDLIEAQRRIFADNTTTAIAGHTYMSAWPSWPLLARPVWFLFDKTGEDNISAIVFLGNPLVLWPALLALVLVLRDFIVLRRWDAFLIAAFYFGPWLAWALLPRTLGFIYYYLPAATAASLALVYVLRRDGLPRWLLWAYVGTAAIGFAVMLPISAAFIGTTMRSFSRLMLFQSWI from the coding sequence ATGAAAACCACGATCTCTTTTTTTGTCCGCGGTGACGCAAATTTGCCACGCAAAATATCCCCACAGCAGCCGCTTGAACGGTCCGCAGTTCCGAGAGTGTCGCGAAGCGCAGTGGTTGCTGTCGCTATTTTCCTAGCTGTCCATCTCGCGCTGCTGATCGGACTGACGATGCCGGAGAAGTTCGTCTTCGACGAGGTGCACTATGTGCCGGCGGCGCGGCAGATGCTGGCACCGGCGATGTCGCAGCCGATGCTCAATCCGATGCATCCGCCGCTGGCCAAGGAGCTGATCGCGGCCTCGATCGCGGCCTTCGGCGACAACGCGCTTGGCTGGCGTTATCCCGCGACATTGTTCGGCGCATTGGCGATCGTCGCGATCTATCTGGCCGGCCTCGCGCTGTTCTCCGCGCAGGGGCCGGCAATCGCCGCGGCGCTGATCGCCGCCTTGAACCAGATGCTCTACGTGCAGGCGCGCATCGCCATGCTGGACATCTTTGCGCTCGGCTTCGGTCTGCTCGCGACCGCGGCCTTCATGCATGGTTTTCGACGCGAGCGGCCGCAGGCGCTGTTCGCGCTCGCCGGCAGCCTGTTCGGCCTGGCGGCAGCCTGCAAATGGAGTGGCCTGTTTCCGCTCGGCGTCTGCATCGTCATCGTCGCGGTGATCCGCCTGATGCAGGGTTGGCGCACGCTGTTCGCCGACGCGAAGCCGGACGACTGGTACCGGCCGGACCTGTGGCCCGGCTTGAGGCTGCATCATGTGGCGCTGTGCTTCGCCGTCCTGCCGGCGATGACATATCTTGCGACCTTCGTTCCACTCTACGGGGTGTCCTTGCCGGATCTGATCGAGGCGCAGCGCCGGATCTTTGCCGACAACACCACGACCGCGATCGCCGGCCACACCTATATGAGCGCGTGGCCATCCTGGCCGCTGCTCGCACGCCCGGTGTGGTTCCTGTTCGACAAGACGGGGGAGGACAACATCTCCGCGATCGTCTTCCTCGGCAATCCGCTGGTGCTGTGGCCCGCTCTGCTCGCGCTCGTGCTCGTGCTGCGCGATTTCATCGTGCTGCGCCGGTGGGATGCGTTCCTGATCGCGGCGTTCTATTTCGGTCCTTGGCTCGCCTGGGCATTGCTGCCGCGCACGCTGGGCTTCATCTACTATTATCTACCGGCCGCCACCGCAGCGTCGCTTGCGCTGGTCTACGTGCTGCGCCGGGACGGGCTGCCGCGCTGGCTGCTCTGGGCCTATGTCGGAACCGCCGCGATCGGTTTTGCGGTCATGCTGCCGATCTCGGCGGCTTTCATCGGCACCACGATGCGGAGCTTCAGCCGGCTGATGCTGTTCCAGAGCTGGATATGA
- a CDS encoding OmpA family protein has protein sequence MTRFDKFLGLKVITLSAALSMTAGLALAGDNNVSTGQILDALKPKPATRGLSAGPQADPAMQAKESTFLNTVRNRSTRSLSTGEREQIAELAATKPKIDLEIQFDYNSADIAKTSVPSVQALGKALSDPALKGSTFVVAGHTDATGGEEYNQGLSERRADTIKKYLVQNYGLNGTDLVTVGYGKTKLKDTANGADPINRRVQVVNMDTKTASK, from the coding sequence ATGACCCGTTTTGATAAGTTCCTTGGACTGAAGGTGATAACTCTCTCCGCCGCGCTGTCGATGACGGCGGGCCTGGCTCTGGCCGGTGACAACAACGTCTCGACAGGCCAGATCCTGGATGCACTGAAGCCGAAGCCGGCGACCCGCGGCCTGTCCGCCGGTCCGCAGGCCGATCCGGCGATGCAGGCCAAGGAATCGACATTCCTGAACACTGTGCGTAACCGCTCGACCCGCTCGCTCTCGACCGGTGAGCGCGAGCAGATTGCCGAGCTCGCCGCGACCAAGCCGAAGATCGATCTGGAGATACAGTTCGACTACAACTCGGCCGATATCGCCAAGACCTCGGTGCCCTCGGTGCAGGCACTCGGCAAGGCGCTGTCCGATCCGGCGCTCAAGGGCTCGACCTTCGTGGTCGCCGGCCACACCGACGCGACCGGCGGCGAAGAGTACAATCAAGGTCTCTCCGAGCGCCGCGCCGACACCATCAAGAAGTACCTGGTGCAGAACTACGGCCTCAACGGCACCGATCTCGTCACCGTCGGCTACGGCAAGACCAAGCTGAAGGATACCGCCAACGGCGCCGACCCGATCAACCGCCGCGTCCAGGTCGTGAACATGGACACCAAGACCGCATCGAAATAA
- a CDS encoding winged helix-turn-helix domain-containing protein gives MSRAPKSLPLTTSQARQIWLQAQRLDERAPFGEGAQAVADAVAHLGYVQIDTINVIERCHHHILFSRIPSYRRADLRHAQSVDRSVFEYWTHALSYVPAGDFRFFLPAMREHRREGHKWFASVKPADTRKVMRLVRAGPLTIRDIEDDVLTEKEHLWQSRKPSKRALQLAFYTGAVTISERQGMLKTYELMTRHFDWDKLPRPASAKEITTYLLDRALRSQGVVSLDSVCHLDAPRKKAVAGLIASRVRRGELVPVAIEGAGKQEHWAAPATLEATSGVVSPDLVHILSPFDPLIIQRKRTNLIFGYNHLFEAYVPKAKRKLGYFALPVLVGDEIVAALDLKTDRQAKKLLMQKWTWVGQGKKTAGRKELKQKIEGELDRFERFQLAE, from the coding sequence ATGTCACGCGCGCCCAAATCGCTTCCCCTCACCACGTCACAGGCCCGGCAGATCTGGCTGCAAGCCCAGCGGCTGGATGAACGCGCCCCGTTCGGCGAGGGAGCACAGGCCGTCGCAGATGCGGTCGCCCATCTCGGCTACGTGCAGATCGACACCATCAACGTCATCGAGCGCTGCCACCATCACATCCTGTTCAGCCGTATCCCGTCCTACCGGCGCGCCGATCTGCGCCACGCCCAGAGCGTCGACAGAAGCGTGTTCGAGTATTGGACGCACGCGCTTTCCTACGTGCCCGCCGGCGACTTCCGTTTCTTCCTGCCGGCGATGCGCGAGCATCGCCGCGAAGGGCACAAATGGTTCGCCTCGGTGAAGCCTGCGGACACGCGCAAGGTGATGCGGCTGGTGCGTGCCGGGCCGCTGACGATCCGCGATATCGAGGACGACGTGCTCACCGAGAAGGAGCATCTGTGGCAGAGCCGCAAGCCGTCGAAGCGGGCGTTGCAGCTCGCCTTCTATACAGGCGCCGTGACCATCAGCGAGCGGCAGGGCATGCTCAAGACCTACGAGCTGATGACGCGTCATTTCGATTGGGACAAGCTCCCCAGGCCGGCGTCCGCTAAGGAGATTACGACCTATCTGCTCGACCGCGCATTGCGGTCGCAAGGCGTAGTGAGCCTCGATTCCGTCTGCCACCTCGATGCGCCGCGCAAGAAGGCAGTGGCCGGCCTGATCGCCTCCCGCGTCCGCCGCGGCGAGCTCGTGCCTGTCGCGATCGAAGGTGCCGGCAAGCAGGAGCATTGGGCGGCGCCGGCCACGCTCGAGGCGACCAGCGGGGTGGTCTCGCCCGACCTCGTCCACATCCTCTCGCCGTTCGATCCCCTGATCATCCAGCGCAAGCGCACCAATCTCATCTTCGGTTACAACCATTTGTTCGAGGCCTATGTGCCGAAGGCCAAACGCAAGCTCGGCTATTTTGCGCTGCCGGTGCTGGTCGGCGACGAGATCGTCGCCGCGCTCGATCTGAAGACCGATCGGCAGGCGAAGAAGCTGCTGATGCAGAAATGGACCTGGGTGGGGCAGGGCAAGAAGACGGCGGGGCGCAAGGAGCTCAAGCAGAAGATCGAGGGCGAGCTCGATCGTTTCGAGCGGTTTCAATTGGCGGAGTAG